A DNA window from Tenuifilaceae bacterium CYCD contains the following coding sequences:
- the wbpI gene encoding UDP-2,3-diacetamido-2,3-dideoxy-D-glucuronate 2-epimerase: MSKILTVVGARPQFIKAAAVSRQLSKYGISELIVHTGQHFDDNMSEVFFREMEIPEPAYNLEINSLGHGAMTGRMMESLEKIMIDEKPSAVMVYGDTNSTLAGALVAKKLHIRVVHVEAGLRSFNMDMPEEINRILTDRISDLLFCPTDAAIKNLKNEGFDNFQSKIVKNGDVMQDAAYYYIEKARKTSTINFDLSLPPRFVLATIHRQENTDNVDNLRGIIDGLNRINSETMVVVPLHPRTRKILSNHHIVPEFKIIDPVGYFDMISLLNACSLVITDSGGVQKEAFFFKKHCVTMREQTEWVELVENGFNLLCGSSSETLYSSYSAMISKKSDFSKNLYGDGKASEFIAMELKSWL; this comes from the coding sequence ATGAGCAAAATACTTACTGTTGTTGGGGCTCGTCCACAATTTATTAAAGCGGCTGCGGTGAGCCGTCAGCTTAGCAAGTACGGGATTTCGGAGTTGATAGTGCATACTGGTCAACATTTCGATGATAATATGTCAGAAGTGTTTTTCCGCGAAATGGAAATCCCCGAGCCGGCATATAATCTTGAGATTAACAGTTTGGGGCATGGTGCAATGACCGGTAGGATGATGGAGTCTCTTGAAAAGATAATGATAGACGAGAAGCCTTCGGCAGTTATGGTTTATGGCGATACAAACTCAACATTGGCAGGAGCCCTGGTGGCAAAAAAACTACATATTCGTGTGGTGCATGTCGAGGCGGGGTTGCGCTCATTCAACATGGATATGCCCGAGGAGATTAACCGAATCCTAACTGATCGAATTTCGGATTTACTTTTTTGTCCAACCGATGCTGCAATAAAAAACCTAAAGAATGAAGGTTTCGATAATTTTCAGTCCAAAATCGTGAAGAATGGCGATGTAATGCAGGATGCGGCATACTACTATATCGAAAAGGCTCGAAAAACTTCAACAATTAATTTTGATCTCTCTTTACCCCCAAGATTTGTGCTTGCCACAATTCACCGTCAGGAGAATACTGATAATGTTGATAATTTGAGAGGAATTATTGATGGATTAAATCGTATTAATTCCGAAACGATGGTCGTGGTGCCGTTACATCCGCGAACCCGAAAAATACTTTCGAATCATCATATTGTTCCTGAATTTAAAATTATCGATCCCGTAGGGTATTTTGATATGATTTCACTGCTCAACGCTTGTTCTCTTGTTATTACCGATAGCGGTGGAGTTCAGAAAGAAGCATTCTTCTTTAAAAAACACTGCGTAACAATGCGCGAACAGACCGAATGGGTAGAATTGGTAGAGAATGGTTTTAATCTGCTATGTGGATCATCATCGGAGACGCTTTACAGTTCTTATAGCGCAATGATATCTAAGAAATCAGATTTTAGTAAGAATCTTTATGGCGATGGCAAAGCTTCGGAGTTTATTGCTATGGAACTAAAGTCGTGGTTGTAG